In the Staphylococcus sp. IVB6240 genome, one interval contains:
- a CDS encoding NAD(P)/FAD-dependent oxidoreductase yields MAERKKVLVLGAGYAGLQTVAKLQKQLSEEDAEITLVNKNEYHYESTWLHEASAGTINYEDLLYPIESVLKKHVNFVKAEVTKIDRNAKKVETTRGIFDFDILVVALGFESETFGIEGMKEHAFQIENVHTARQISRHIEDKFANYAASKEKDEKDLAILVGGAGFTGVEFLGELTDRIPELANKYGVDQSKVKITCVEAAPKMLPMFSEELVSHAVSYLEERGVEFKVGTPIVAANEKGFVVKVDDKEQQLEANTVVWAAGVRGSNLMEKSFEGVKRGRIVTKQDLTIEGYDDIFVIGDVSAFIPEGGERPLPTTAQIAMQQGEKTATNIAHILKGEPTENFTYVDRGTVCSLGRHDGVGIVYGREITGKKAAFMKRVIDTRAIFKIGGLGLAYKKGKF; encoded by the coding sequence ATGGCAGAACGTAAAAAAGTACTTGTTTTAGGTGCTGGTTATGCAGGATTACAAACTGTAGCAAAACTCCAAAAGCAACTTTCAGAAGAAGATGCAGAAATCACATTAGTAAACAAAAACGAATATCACTATGAGTCAACATGGTTACACGAAGCATCAGCTGGAACAATCAACTATGAAGATTTATTATATCCAATCGAAAGCGTACTTAAAAAGCATGTAAACTTCGTAAAAGCTGAAGTAACAAAAATTGACCGCAATGCGAAAAAAGTTGAAACAACTCGTGGTATCTTTGATTTCGATATTCTTGTTGTTGCATTAGGTTTCGAATCAGAAACTTTCGGCATTGAAGGTATGAAAGAACATGCATTCCAAATTGAGAACGTTCATACAGCACGTCAAATTTCACGTCATATCGAAGACAAATTTGCAAACTATGCAGCATCTAAAGAAAAAGATGAAAAAGACTTAGCAATCTTAGTAGGTGGTGCTGGTTTCACAGGTGTTGAATTCTTAGGTGAATTAACTGACCGTATTCCAGAATTAGCAAACAAATATGGTGTAGATCAAAGCAAAGTAAAAATTACTTGTGTTGAAGCAGCACCAAAAATGTTACCAATGTTCTCTGAAGAGTTAGTTAGCCACGCAGTTAGCTACTTAGAAGAACGCGGTGTTGAATTTAAAGTAGGTACACCAATCGTTGCTGCAAACGAAAAAGGTTTTGTTGTAAAAGTAGACGACAAAGAACAACAACTTGAAGCAAATACAGTAGTATGGGCTGCAGGTGTTCGTGGTAGCAACTTAATGGAAAAATCATTTGAAGGTGTAAAACGTGGTCGTATTGTGACTAAACAAGACTTAACAATCGAAGGCTATGATGACATCTTCGTTATCGGTGATGTTTCAGCGTTTATCCCAGAAGGTGGAGAACGTCCATTACCAACAACTGCACAAATCGCAATGCAACAAGGTGAAAAAACAGCGACAAACATTGCGCATATCTTGAAAGGTGAACCAACTGAAAACTTTACTTACGTTGATCGTGGTACAGTATGTTCATTAGGTCGTCATGACGGTGTAGGTATTGTTTACGGCCGTGAAATCACTGGTAAAAAAGCTGCTTTCATGAAACGTGTTATTGATACACGTGCCATCTTCAAAATTGGTGGTTTAGGCTTAGCTTACAAAAAAGGTAAATTTTAA
- a CDS encoding iron-sulfur cluster assembly accessory protein: MSTVTLTEAAAYEVKDMLKQNDMPDGYLKVKVNGGGCTGLTYGMTAEAEPGENDEVLEFHGLKVLVDPEDAPILNGTTIDFKQSLMGGGFQIDNPNAIASCGCGSSFRTDKVAGTPEEC; this comes from the coding sequence ATGTCTACAGTAACATTAACTGAAGCAGCAGCTTATGAAGTAAAAGATATGTTAAAACAAAACGATATGCCAGATGGGTATTTAAAAGTAAAAGTGAACGGTGGCGGTTGTACAGGTTTAACATATGGTATGACAGCAGAAGCAGAACCAGGAGAAAATGATGAAGTATTGGAATTTCATGGTTTAAAAGTACTTGTTGATCCTGAAGATGCACCTATTTTAAACGGGACGACAATTGACTTTAAACAATCATTAATGGGTGGCGGATTCCAAATTGACAATCCAAATGCGATTGCTTCATGTGGTTGTGGTAGCTCATTCCGTACAGATAAAGTAGCGGGTACACCAGAAGAATGTTAA